The following proteins come from a genomic window of Eretmochelys imbricata isolate rEreImb1 chromosome 11, rEreImb1.hap1, whole genome shotgun sequence:
- the CMKLR2 gene encoding chemerin-like receptor 2, whose amino-acid sequence MGFPEMMLSEDFDNYSYFYEYEEDEPPQSYLSIAHIISLSLCSMAFLLGVPGNAIVIWFMGFKWDKSVSTLWFLNLAIADFIFVLFLPLYITYVAMGFHWPFGKWLCKTNSFIALLNMFASVFFLTVISLDRYIRLVHPVFSNKYRTLRNTLILSVIIWISAAIIGAPALHFRDTITVHNSTICYNNFHPHDKELILMRHNIFIWVRLVCGYLFPLVTMVLCYSFLVLKVKKRTMLTSSRLFWTILAVVVAFFVCWTPYHIFTVLELSAHHNERFHDLLLSGIPLSTGLAFINSCLNPILYVLISKKFQTRVRATVSEALKLAVWEVSRSATVSEQLRNSDNSHLGVQYCETTQ is encoded by the coding sequence ATGGGGTTTCCTGAAATGATGCTGAGTGAAGATTTTGACAACTACTCCTATTTCTATGAGTACGAGGAAGATGAACCACCCCAGTCCTACCTCAGTATTGCACACATCATCTCTCTTTCCTTATGCAGCATGGCATTTCTCCTGGGGGTGCCAGGAAATGCCATAGTCATCTGGTTTATGGGGTTTAAATGGGATAAATCAGTCAGTACTCTCTGGTTCCTCAACCTGGCTATTGCAGACTTCATCTTTGTTCTTTTCCTGCCTCTCTACATTACGTATGTGGCCATGGGCTTCCATTGGCCCTTTGGGAAATGGCTCTGCAAGACTAACTCCTTCATTGCCTTACTGAATATGTTTGCCAGTGTCTTCTTCCTGACTGTCATCAGTCTTGACCGCTATATCCGCCTGGTGCACCCAGTCTTTTCCAACAAATATCGGACCCTAAGGAACACCCTCATTCTGAGTGTGATTATTTGGATCTCAGCTGCTATTATTGGTGCCCCTGCCTTACACTTCAGAGACACAATTACAGTTCACAACTCCACCATTTGCTATAACAACTTCCATCCGCATGACAAAGAACTCATTCTGATGAGGCATAATATTTTCATTTGGGTGAGGCTTGTTTGTGGCTATCTCTTTCCCCTAGTGACCATGGTCCTTTGTTACTCATTTCTGGTTCTGAAGGTGAAGAAGAGAACCATGCTGACCTCCAGCAGGCTTTTCTGGACCATCCTTGCGGTAGTTGTAGCTTTTTTTGTTTGCTGGACCCCCTATCACATATTTACCGTTCTGGAACTATCTGCTCACCATAATGAACGCTTCCATGACTTGCTTCTCAGCGGCATTCCCCTCTCTACTGGCCTGGCTTTCATCAACAGCTGCCTCAATCCAATCCTCTATGTTCTGATTAGCAAGAAGTTCCAAACCCGTGTCAGGGCGACAGTTTCTGAGGCACTAAAACTTGCAGTCTGGGAGGTCAGCCGGTCTGCAACAGTCAGTGAACAACTGCGAAACTCTGACAATAGCCATCTGGGTGTGCAGTATTGTGAAACCACACAGTGA